A region from the Acyrthosiphon pisum isolate AL4f chromosome A1, pea_aphid_22Mar2018_4r6ur, whole genome shotgun sequence genome encodes:
- the LOC100159521 gene encoding WW domain-binding protein 4 isoform X2: MNAKERARNRWKLLANTVSKKCQDQIFASQISYDLFNIECINTEWSKYSSCVQNNNFSAIVCRSPIIVTPEELMGFNNTGNVRIWPSEEVLAYYVLSNLDSFRDKTVLELGGGMSCLAGIMAALYGFCSDVHLTDGNPNSVYNIERILEKNVFTTKVTCSVLKWDQRPANICHYDVILAADCLFFDEARDDLVHTIAASLSFGGVALVAAPKRGTTLYEFIKMAQQEGLICTVQQNYNTLVWERHSKQVLYNPSYDADSHYPLLISITKATKIIDCHFQ, from the exons atGAATGCTAAAGAACGTGCACGTAATAGATGGAAATTATTGGCAAATACAGTCAGTAAAAAATGTCAAGACCAGATATTTGCTTCACAAATAAGCTATGATCTCTTTAATATCGAATGCATCAATACTGAGTGGTCTAAATATTCTTCATGtgttcaaaacaataatttctcAGCAATTGTATGTCGATCTCCTATAATTGTTACACCTGAGGAACTTATGGGCTTTAACAATACGGGGAATGTCCGTATATGGCCATCTGAAGAAGTATTAGCTTACTATGTACTATCAAATCTGGATTCGTTCAGAGATAAGACTGTACTCGAGCTGGGCGGTGGTATGAGCTGTTTGGCTGGTATAATGGCTGCTCTGTATGGTTTTTGTAGTGATGTTCATTTGACTGATGGAAATCCGAATTCTGTATACAACATTGAGCGTATACTTGAGAAAAATGTGTTCACGACCAAAGTAACGTGTTCG GTGTTGAAATGGGATCAAAGACCTGCAAACATTTGTCATTACGATGTCATACTAGCCGCTGATTGCCTGTTTTTTGATGAAGCTCGTGACGATTTGGTGCATACTATTGCAGCATCATTGTCATTTGGTGGAGTTGCATTGGTTGCAGCACCAAAACGAGGGACTACTTTGTACGAGTTCATAAAAATGGCACAGCAAGAGGGTTTGATATGCACCGTACAACAAAACTACAATACTCTGGTATGGGAACGTCATTCTAAACAGGTTCTCTATAATCCATCATATGATGCTGATTCACATTATCCATTGTTGATAAGTATTACCAAAGCGACCAAAATTATTGATTGCcatttccaataa
- the LOC100159843 gene encoding 28S ribosomal protein S29, mitochondrial, which produces MRAYRRLCGYATAAVKQETQYQIPTAARTEKKNPVDHDSQDVSKFYTIDPKTVSNIFQTGGLPKPFTEQTNMFAETALMIRQPALEVINSLKSTDFQKPAVRYLLYGQTGSGKSLSLAHILHYAYSSKFILYHIPYVPIWLKYDRKEVNWSSSKNGMADIPLIAAQWLKHFVHQNGALLNELNLTTSQDYVWSQRETTPQGTTLNELVTHGINRAKYACDCMDILLNELKAHCSNNRCKMLVAIDGFNAFFNEKTDLKTEDRVKVTPQQITMVQTGLSAVLSDWNNGAIIMVTSPRAALNTKRESHLPIYLIGRQGFEHIDPFIPVMVPELSTVEFNNMLDYYEEKRWLQKPGGRKELEFLTSKLPADLMARCAPL; this is translated from the exons ATGAGAGCATACAGACGGCTTTGTGGTTATGCTACAGCGGCAGTAAAACAAGAAACCCAATATCAGATTCCAACAGCCGCACGCACAGAGAAGAAAAACCCG GTAGACCATGACAGTCAAGATGTATCAAAATTTTACACCATAGATCCAAAAACTGttagtaatatatttcaaacgGGTGGTTTGCCAAAACCTTTCACCGAACAAACAAATATGTTTGCTGAAACTGCGTTGATGATACGACAGCCAGCGTTGGAAGTTATTAATAGTTTGAAATCAACCGATTTCCAGAAACCAGCTGTTCGATATTTACTAT ATGGCCAAACTGGTAGTGGTAAATCACTCAGCCTTGCTCATATACTCCATTATGCGTATAGCTCAAAATTCATTTTATATCACATCccttatg ttccaatATGGCTTAAATATGATCGTAAAGAAGTCAACTGGTCTTCTTCTAAGAATGGCATGGCTGACATACCGTTAATAGCAGCTCAATGGTTAAAACATTTTGTGCATCAAAATGGAGCTTTACTAAATGAACTCAAT ctTACTACAAGTCAAGATTATGTTTGGAGTCAACGAGAAACTACACCCCAAGGAACTACACTAAATGAATTAGTTACACATGGCATAAATAGAGCCAAATATGCATGTGACTGCATGGATATACTTCTGAATGAGTTAAAAGCTCACTGttcaaataatag gtgcAAAATGTTAGTGGCAATAGATGGATTTAATGCATTCTTCAATGAAAAAACTGACTTGAAAACAGAAGACAGGGTTAAAGTAACTCCACAACAAATCACTATGGTCCAAACAGGATTATCAGCCGTTCTTTCTGATTGG AATAACGGTGCAATAATTATGGTCACATCACCTAGAGCTGCTTTAAACACAAAACGAGAGTCCCATTTACCCATTTACCTCATTGGCCGACAA GGATTTGAACATATAGATCCATTCATTCCTGTGATGGTTCCTGAACTTTCTACTGTGGAATTTAATAACATGTTAGattattatgaagaaaaaagATGGCTACAAAAACCTGGTGGAAGAAAAGAGCTTGAATTCCTAACTTCCAAACTACCTGCTGATTTAATGGCTCGATGCGcaccattgtaa